The following coding sequences are from one Gossypium raimondii isolate GPD5lz chromosome 4, ASM2569854v1, whole genome shotgun sequence window:
- the LOC105780734 gene encoding probable terpene synthase 12: MALAPPSLILCSPGLNPKQVMIPTNICRRKVECDHRSLMSSSRIFCAVPPPTTQVSNSDRPKDGRSSANYQPTIWSYDFLQSLKNDHADIIYKERAAKLEQELRFALHDENAEPVNLLELIDDIQRLGLGHRFEIDINRALEKFVSSDDYSVSTKNSLHAAALRFRLLRQHGYVVSQDVFKAFKDHKGNFKDCLYKDVKGMLSLYEASRLAFEGEYVMDEAFLFTRMHLMDLQGVSNLEEGLLLEQVIHALELPLHRRMVRLEARWYIEAYSKSAARKTNLLELAKLDFNLVQSTLQEDLKEMTRWWIGMGLSSKLNFARDRLMECFFWSVGMVSEPQFRNCRKSLTKVASFVTIIDDVYDVYGTLDELELFTEAVQRWDVCAVKDLPKCMELCFLALYNSVNEMAYETLRDHGENIIPYLTKAWADLCNAFLKEAEWARTKHVPTFQDYLENAWVSVSGHIFLVHAYFLQSPNITSEALDSLEQYHDILRWPSTIFRLCNDLGTSKDELERGESTNSIICYMKEVGCSEATARQHISDLIDNYWMKMNKCRMEGSPFAKHLVETATNLARISQCTYQHGDAHGCPDNLSKNRVQSLIVDPISIN; this comes from the exons ATGGCGTTGGCACCTCCCAGCCTCATCCTCTGCAGTCCCGGTCTGAATCCTAAGCAAGTAATGATCCCTACTAATATTTGTCGTCGCAAAGTTGAATGTGATCATCGTTCGTTGATGAGTAGCTCCCGTATCTTCTGTGCTGTGCCGCCGCCCACCACTCAAGTTTCTAATTCTGATCGCCCAAAAGATGGAAGAAGTTCAGCAAATTACCAGCCAACTATTTGGAGCTACGATTTCCTTCAGTCCTTGAAGAATGATCATGCC GATATCATATACAAAGAGAGAGCAGCGAAGTTAGAGCAGGAACTGAGGTTTGCTCTTCATGATGAAAACGCAGAGCCAGTGAACTTGCTAGAACTGATTGATGACATCCAACGGCTGGGGTTAGGTCATCGTTTTGAGATTGATATCAATCGAGCCCTTGAGAAATTTGTGTCTTCAGATGACTATAGTGTCTCAACAAAGAATAGTCTGCATGCAGCGGCTCTAAGATTCAGACTCCTCAGGCAACACGGCTATGTGGTTTCTCAAG ATGTGTTTAAAGCTTTCAAGGACCATAAGGGAAATTTCAAGGATTGCCTTTACAAGGATGTCAAAGGAATGTTGAGTTTGTATGAAGCTTCACGTCTTGCCTTCGAAGGAGAGTATGTAATGGATGAAGCCTTCTTGTTTACACGAATGCATCTCATGGATTTACAGGGTGTTAGTAATCTGGAAGAAGGTTTATTATTAGAACAGGTGATCCACGCATTGGAGCTCCCACTGCATCGAAGAATGGTCAGGCTAGAAGCTCGATGGTACATCGAAGCTTACAGCAAAAGTGCAGCTAGAAAAACAAACCTACTTGAATTGGCCAAACTGGATTTTAACTTGGTGCAGTCAACACTTCAAGAAGATCTTAAAGAGATGACAAG ATGGTGGATTGGTATGGGGCTATCGAGCAAGTTGAATTTCGCAAGGGATAGGCTCATGGAATGCTTCTTTTGGTCTGTTGGAATGGTCTCTGAACCTCAATTCAGGAATTGCCGAAAAAGTTTAACCAAAGTGGCTTCTTTCGTTACTATAATCGATGATGTTTACGATGTTTATGGCACTTTAGATGAATTAGAGTTGTTCACTGAAGCTGTTCaaag ATGGGATGTATGTGCCGTAAAAGATCTTCCCAAGTGTATGGAGCTATGCTTTCTTGCTCTGTACAACTCTGTAAATGAGATGGCTTATGAAACTCTTAGAGACCATGGAGAAAACATCATTCCATACTTAACCAAAGCT TGGGCAGATCTATGCAATGCATTCTTGAAAGAAGCAGAGTGGGCACGTACTAAACATGTTCCAACATTTCAAGACTATCTTGAAAATGCATGGGTGTCAGTGTCTGGACATATTTTTCTAGTCCATGCCTATTTTTTACAGAGTCCAAACATCACAAGTGAAGCACTTGACAGCTTGGAACAGTACCATGATATCCTTCGTTGGCCATCTACTATTTTCCGACTTTGTAATGATTTGGGTACTTCGAAG GATGAGTTGGAAAGAGGTGAAAGTACAAACTCGATAATATGCTACATGAAGGAAGTTGGTTGCTCAGAGGCAACGGCTCGCCAACATATAAGTGATTTGATCGATAATTATtggatgaaaatgaataaatgcCGAATGGAAGGTTCTCCATTTGCGAAACATTTGGTAGAAACAGCTACTAATTTGGCTCGGATTTCCCAATGCACATACCAGCATGGAGATGCACATGGATGTCCAGATAATCTATCTAAGAATCGAGTACAATCGTTGATTGTTGACCCTATTTCTATAAATTAG